The Mucilaginibacter mallensis genome has a segment encoding these proteins:
- a CDS encoding HesB/IscA family protein, producing MSTAVENAPVSFTEGAVKELYKLKDQQEIGEDFGLRVGVEGGGCSGMSYILGFDQKKDGDQEYIIDGIKVFMNKAHGLYLVGMQINYQDGLNARGFTFENPNAASTCGCGTSFSV from the coding sequence ATGAGTACTGCTGTTGAAAACGCACCGGTTAGCTTTACTGAAGGCGCCGTAAAAGAACTTTATAAATTAAAAGATCAGCAAGAGATAGGTGAGGATTTTGGCTTGCGTGTTGGTGTTGAAGGCGGAGGCTGCTCAGGTATGAGTTATATTTTAGGCTTCGATCAGAAAAAGGACGGCGACCAGGAATATATTATTGATGGCATTAAAGTGTTTATGAACAAAGCTCATGGCCTGTACCTTGTTGGCATGCAGATCAATTATCAGGATGGTTTAAATGCCCGCGGCTTTACCTTTGAAAATCCTAACGCTGCCAGCACTTGCGGTTGCGGTACTTCGTTTTCGGTATAA
- a CDS encoding DUF7935 family protein — translation MAYYPFLLDILKYTVSGLGVVWIAFYLIKPYLDKSERIQLLEFKKSVANQTLPLRLQAYERVILFIERINPENMLVRLNSPGYTAADLHSVVVSEVRNEYQHNITQQIYVSSRAWGVAKRIKDDTLNIVGAAMKDLPENATGLDLGRTILIQLSQMENNPYEIGSELIRQDLEQLF, via the coding sequence ATGGCTTATTACCCCTTTTTATTAGATATTCTTAAATATACTGTTTCCGGCCTAGGTGTGGTATGGATAGCCTTTTACCTGATTAAACCCTACCTCGATAAATCAGAACGCATACAACTGCTCGAATTTAAAAAATCTGTCGCCAACCAAACCTTGCCATTAAGGTTACAGGCTTATGAGCGTGTTATATTATTTATAGAACGTATAAACCCCGAAAATATGCTGGTGCGCCTTAATTCACCAGGTTATACCGCTGCCGATCTGCATAGTGTAGTTGTTAGCGAGGTGCGCAACGAGTATCAGCATAACATCACCCAGCAAATATATGTAAGCAGCAGGGCCTGGGGAGTGGCCAAGCGCATTAAGGATGACACTTTGAATATAGTAGGCGCTGCTATGAAGGACCTGCCCGAAAACGCTACTGGCCTCGATCTGGGGCGCACAATTTTAATACAGTTAAGCCAGATGGAGAACAACCCATACGAAATTGGCAGCGAACTGATCAGGCAGGACCTGGAACAATTATTTTAA
- a CDS encoding acyl-CoA mutase large subunit family protein, with amino-acid sequence MSDKKITTTSGIEIKEVYTGPVEMNELPGEFPFTRGIQKDMYRGKPWTMRQYAGFSTAEESNKRYHYLLSQGTMGLSVAFDLPTQIGYDSDHELSEGEVGKVGVAIDSLKDIEILFDGIELKNITTSMTINATAATLLAMYIALAKKQGADLKQLSGTIQNDILKEYAARGTYIYPPTPSMRLITDVFEYCSKEVPKWNTISISGYHIREAGSTAVQELAFTLANGKTYLKAALDKGLDINVFAKRLSFFFNCHNNFFEEIAKFRAARRMWAHITKELGATDLGAQKLRFHTQTGGSTLTAQQPMNNIVRVSNQALAAVLGGTQSLHTNGYDEALSLPTEAAAKIALRTQQIIAFESGVTDTVDPLAGSYFIEALTDELEKAAYIYIDKIDAMGGSVKAIEQDYMQQEIASAAYQYQNEIESGEKILVGVNRFTQTEETATNVFRVDDSIRKHQIEKIIKLKSERNNQAVSEALSQLGNAAKGKENLMPYILTAVENYATLGEIANTLRAIFGEY; translated from the coding sequence ATGTCCGATAAAAAGATAACCACCACATCCGGTATCGAAATAAAGGAAGTATATACCGGGCCAGTTGAAATGAATGAACTGCCGGGCGAGTTTCCATTTACACGTGGCATTCAAAAGGATATGTACCGCGGCAAACCCTGGACCATGCGCCAGTATGCTGGGTTCTCCACCGCCGAGGAATCAAACAAACGCTACCATTACCTGCTCAGTCAGGGCACCATGGGTTTATCCGTTGCCTTTGATCTGCCTACGCAGATAGGCTACGACTCAGACCATGAACTATCCGAAGGCGAAGTAGGCAAGGTTGGGGTAGCTATCGACTCATTAAAAGATATAGAGATATTGTTTGATGGCATTGAGCTAAAAAACATCACCACCTCCATGACCATTAATGCTACTGCGGCTACCTTATTAGCTATGTACATCGCGTTAGCAAAAAAACAAGGGGCCGATCTTAAGCAACTATCAGGCACTATACAAAACGATATATTAAAGGAGTACGCCGCGCGCGGTACTTATATATATCCGCCTACACCATCCATGCGGCTTATAACCGATGTATTTGAGTATTGCAGCAAGGAGGTGCCTAAATGGAACACCATATCTATCTCAGGCTATCACATTCGCGAGGCGGGCTCAACCGCCGTGCAGGAACTAGCCTTTACCCTGGCCAATGGCAAAACCTATTTAAAGGCGGCTTTGGATAAGGGATTGGATATAAATGTATTTGCTAAACGGTTATCGTTCTTTTTTAACTGCCATAATAATTTTTTTGAGGAGATAGCCAAGTTCAGGGCCGCCAGGCGTATGTGGGCACATATCACCAAAGAGCTTGGCGCCACTGATTTAGGCGCACAAAAGCTACGTTTCCATACGCAAACAGGTGGTTCAACCCTAACGGCGCAGCAACCCATGAACAATATAGTACGGGTAAGCAACCAGGCATTGGCAGCTGTGTTGGGAGGTACACAATCATTACATACCAATGGCTATGACGAGGCATTATCGTTACCTACTGAGGCCGCTGCCAAAATTGCCCTGCGTACCCAGCAGATCATCGCCTTTGAAAGTGGCGTTACCGATACGGTTGACCCTTTGGCGGGCTCGTACTTTATTGAGGCCTTAACCGATGAGCTTGAAAAAGCCGCCTATATATATATAGATAAGATTGATGCCATGGGCGGATCGGTAAAAGCCATTGAGCAGGATTATATGCAGCAAGAAATTGCAAGCGCTGCCTACCAGTACCAGAATGAAATTGAAAGCGGTGAAAAAATACTGGTTGGCGTAAACCGCTTTACCCAAACCGAAGAAACAGCAACCAATGTTTTCCGGGTTGATGACTCCATACGCAAACACCAGATCGAAAAAATAATCAAACTAAAAAGTGAACGAAATAATCAGGCCGTAAGCGAAGCACTCTCACAACTTGGCAACGCAGCTAAAGGCAAAGAGAATTTGATGCCTTATATTTTAACTGCCGTTGAAAACTATGCTACTCTGGGAGAAATAGCCAATACCCTACGCGCTATTTTTGGAGAATATTAA
- the dnaA gene encoding chromosomal replication initiator protein DnaA yields the protein MEKTCTNVWNSCLQIIKDNIPAQSFKTWFEPIKALRMEGSVLTIQVPSLFFYEWLEEHYVGLLRKTIKKQLGDEGRLEYNIVVEQSTSKPYTTNMPSNGNGAESKNQSMPIPISINKDIKNPFVIPGLKKLNVDPQLNRNYTFENFIEGDCNRLARSAGYAVAAKPGGTSFNPLMIYGGVGLGKTHLAQAIGNQIKQTLPDKLVLYVSCEKFTQQFVDALKHNNINDFVNFYQAIDVLIMDDVHNFAGKEKTQDFFFHIFNHLHQSGRQLIITSDKAPKDLAGLEERLLSRFKWGLSADLQIPDLETRMAILKNKIYQDGIELSNDVVEYVAHNIDNNVRELEGAMVSLLAQSTLNRKEIDLNLAKQMLKNFVKNSSKEISMEYIQSLVCEYFEVPIEMVKSQTRKREIVQARQISMYLAKAHTKSSLKSIGHFFGGRDHSTVIYACQTVEDLIDTDKKFKGYVADIQKKLKMS from the coding sequence ATGGAAAAAACTTGTACTAACGTTTGGAATAGCTGTCTCCAGATAATAAAAGATAACATACCGGCACAAAGCTTCAAAACCTGGTTTGAGCCGATAAAAGCTTTGAGGATGGAAGGCAGTGTTCTGACTATACAAGTACCAAGTTTGTTTTTTTACGAATGGCTGGAAGAACACTACGTTGGCCTGTTGCGTAAAACTATTAAAAAACAATTAGGGGATGAAGGGCGTTTAGAGTATAACATTGTAGTTGAACAATCTACAAGCAAACCATATACAACAAATATGCCCTCAAACGGAAACGGCGCGGAATCTAAGAATCAATCGATGCCGATCCCTATTTCTATAAATAAGGATATTAAGAACCCTTTTGTTATACCGGGACTAAAAAAATTGAATGTTGACCCACAGCTTAACCGTAACTACACTTTCGAAAACTTTATCGAAGGTGATTGTAACCGTTTAGCCCGTTCGGCAGGCTACGCGGTAGCAGCCAAACCGGGTGGCACTTCATTTAACCCTTTAATGATATACGGTGGTGTTGGCTTAGGTAAAACACACCTTGCACAAGCAATAGGCAACCAGATAAAACAAACCCTGCCCGATAAACTGGTACTCTATGTATCATGCGAAAAGTTCACTCAACAATTTGTTGACGCGCTTAAGCATAATAACATTAATGATTTTGTGAATTTTTATCAGGCTATTGACGTGCTCATTATGGATGATGTGCACAACTTTGCCGGCAAAGAAAAAACACAGGATTTCTTCTTCCACATATTTAACCACCTGCACCAATCAGGCAGGCAGCTGATCATTACATCAGATAAAGCACCTAAGGATCTGGCTGGTTTAGAGGAACGTTTACTATCAAGGTTTAAATGGGGCCTTTCTGCCGATCTGCAGATCCCCGACCTGGAAACCCGTATGGCTATCCTTAAGAACAAGATCTATCAGGATGGTATTGAGTTATCAAACGATGTAGTTGAGTATGTGGCCCATAACATTGATAACAATGTACGTGAGCTGGAAGGCGCCATGGTATCATTACTGGCACAATCAACCCTTAACCGTAAGGAGATTGACCTGAACCTGGCTAAGCAAATGCTGAAGAATTTTGTAAAGAATTCATCCAAGGAGATCTCGATGGAATACATCCAGAGCCTTGTTTGTGAGTACTTTGAAGTACCTATTGAGATGGTGAAATCACAAACCCGTAAACGCGAAATTGTTCAGGCAAGGCAAATATCTATGTACCTGGCTAAAGCGCATACCAAAAGTTCATTAAAATCAATAGGCCATTTCTTCGGCGGCCGCGACCACTCTACCGTGATATACGCCTGCCAAACCGTTGAGGATTTAATTGATACCGACAAAAAGTTCAAAGGCTACGTAGCTGATATACAGAAGAAATTAAAGATGTCGTAA
- a CDS encoding NUDIX hydrolase, with product MDLRWKILDSHYVHKGPWATLRTDKCEMPDGRIVDSYFVLEYPNWVNGVAITEDNKVLMVRQYRHAADIVSLEIPGGVIDGDEAPEHAMQRELLEETGYLFEDIELLSIVYANPSTANNHTYCYLAKGGKKTQDQNLDEHEELIVEEYTIPEVKQLLVDNKIPQALHCTGLFYAFMKLGVL from the coding sequence ATGGATCTACGCTGGAAAATTCTTGATTCTCATTATGTACATAAAGGCCCATGGGCTACCTTACGAACTGATAAATGCGAAATGCCCGACGGGCGCATTGTTGACAGTTACTTTGTATTAGAATATCCCAACTGGGTAAATGGGGTAGCTATTACTGAAGATAATAAAGTGCTGATGGTGCGCCAGTACCGCCATGCGGCCGACATCGTATCACTTGAAATACCGGGTGGTGTTATTGATGGCGATGAGGCCCCTGAACATGCCATGCAGCGGGAGCTCTTGGAGGAAACAGGCTATCTGTTTGAAGATATTGAACTGCTAAGCATTGTTTACGCCAATCCGTCTACTGCTAATAATCATACTTATTGCTACCTGGCTAAAGGCGGTAAAAAGACGCAGGACCAAAATCTGGATGAACACGAAGAGCTGATTGTTGAAGAATACACCATACCCGAAGTAAAACAACTGCTTGTAGATAATAAAATACCACAGGCACTGCACTGCACAGGTTTGTTTTACGCGTTTATGAAGTTGGGGGTGTTGTAA